The Lepidochelys kempii isolate rLepKem1 chromosome 11, rLepKem1.hap2, whole genome shotgun sequence DNA segment cagggctatcgccactcgcttctcaactgtgagggctgctctcatcctggtattcatgcgcttcagggcaggggaaagcaagtcacaaagttccatgaaagtgcccttacgcatgcgaaagtttcgcagccactgggaatcgtcccagacctgcaacactatgcggtcccaccagtctgtgcttgtttcccgagcccagaatcggcgttccacagcatgaacctgccccattagcaccatgatgcatgcattggcagggcccatgctttcagagaaatctgtgtccatgtcctgatcactcacgggaccgcgctgacgtcgcctcctcgcccggtatcgcgttgccatgttctggtgctgcatatactgctggataatgcgtgtggtggttgatgtgctcctaattgccaaaatgagctcagcggcctccatgcttgccttggtatggcgtccgcacagaaaaaaggcgcggaacgattgtctgccgttgctctgacggagggaggggcgactgacgacacggcttacagggttggcttcagggagctaaaatcaacaaagggtgtgcctgtacatcaaggagtatttcaggcaggactgcacgaagggttccaataagaaatggtgcacctaagttatcgttgttattggaacaaggaggttagcctggcctctgattgatacatggctagatttacctcgctgcaccttctctgtgagtgactgcagtgtgatctagacaggggaggaggaaaatgagtacaaaacaaatctggtctatttcttgttctgacccactccatctatcttttacatctttggctggcagcagatggtgcagaaggactgcatgccatccacatctcatggctgcttggcagaagatggtacagtacgactgctagccatcttcatctcttgcctgcctggcataagatggtacaatacgactgctagcaatcctcatctcttgcctgcctggcagaagatggtacagtacgactgctagcagtccgtatcgcctgcccgctcaccataagacggttcaataggactgcaggactaaagagaatgacctggtcaagtcactccaaatttagtccctgcgcccatgtctgcccaggcgctcccagccgacgtggccaggagcactttcacggagggagggagggagggagggaacgggggcctgacgacatgtacccagaaccacccgcgacaatgttttagccccatcagagtgctccattgtgagtgctctggacagcactctcagatgcccgattgtttgccattgctctgatgctgggaggggcgcttacagggttggcttcagggagctaaaatcaacaaagggggtggctttacatcaaggagtatttcaggcaggagtgttccaataagaaatggtgcacctaagttattgttcttattggaacaaggaggttagcctggcctctgattgatacatagctagatttacctcgctgcaccttctctgtgagtgactgcagtgtgatctagacaggggagtgggggaagcaaatgagtacaaaacaaatctggtctatttcttgttctgacccactccatctatcttttacatctttggctggcagcagatggtgcagaaggactgcatgccatccacatctcatggctgcttggcagaagatggtacagtacgactgctagcagtccgtatcgcctgcccgctcaccataagacggttcaataggactgcctgcaggactaaagagaatgacctggtcaagtcactccaaatttagtccctgcgcccatgtctgcccaggcgctcctgatcgacctcacagaggcgaccaggagcacctcagacatgacgatgacggctaccagtcgtactgtaccgtctgctgcaaggggttgctgctactgtgtagcaatgccgtaccgcgtctgccagcacccaggagacatagggtgacggttacctgagcgggctccatgcttgccgtggtatggcgtctgcacaggtaactcaggaaaaaaggcgcgaaatgattgtctgcccttgctttcacggggggagggagggaacgggggcctgacgatatgtacccagaaccacccgcgacaatgttttagccccatcaggcattgggatatcaacccagaattccaatgggcagcggagactgcgggaactgtgggatagttacccacagtgcaacgctccggaagtcgacgcttgcctcggtactgtggaagcgctccgccgagttaatgcacttaatgcacttagagcattttctgtggggacacgcacactcgaatatataaaaccgatttctaaaaaaccgacttctataaattcgacctaatttcgtagtgtagacataccctatgtgagGGGGAATAAAGGCTGTGCACTGTTAGGTGGCTTAACTTAACTTCCCTGCTTTTGTAGTTTTGTGTACCTGAGGGTTGTGTGTTTTTGCTACTtgttactagggctgtcaattaatcgcagtttagTCACgcaattaacttaaaaaaattaatcacgatttaaaAAAGCAACAGAACACCAAtaaagcaatagaataccaattaaaaatttattaaatatttttggatatttttctacattttcaaatatatctatttcaattacaacacagaatacaaagtgcacagtgctcattttatattattcttgattacaaatatttgcactgtaaaaatgataaaacagtatgtttcaattcacctcatacaagtactgcagtgcaatttctttatcgtTAAACCTACAACtgtaggtttttttgttacataactgcactcaaaaacaaaccagtgtaaaacttcagagcctacaagtccacttagtcctacttcttgttcagccaatcacaaagagaaacaagtttgcttacatttatgggagataatgctgcccacttcttaattacaatgtcacctgaaagtgagaacaggcatttgcatggcactgttgtagctggcgttgcaagatatttacgtgccaaagATTCATAtacctcttcatgctttggccattgcTCCAGAGAACatatttccatgctgatgacacttgtttaaaaaaaaatgcattaattaaatttgtgactgaactctttgagggagaattgtatgtctcctgctcagtTTTACCCGCATTccgccatatatttcatgttatagcagtctcggatggtAACCCagaacatgttcattttaagaacactttcactgcaaatctgacaaaatgcaaagataccaatgtgaaatttttaAGATAGCCACAGCACTAgatccaagatttaagaatctgaagtgccttccaaaatctgagagggacgaggtgtggatcatgctttcagaaattttaaaagagcaagactctgatgcggaaactacagaacccaaacccccaaaaagaaaatcaaccttttgctagTGGCAtccgactcagatgatgaaaatgaacatgcgttggtccgcactgctttggattgttaccAAGCAGAACCCGTCGTCAGAATGAAcgcctgtcctctggaatggtggttgaagcatcaagggacatatgaatctttagcacatctggcatgtaaacatcttgcaacaccggctacaacagtgctatacaaacacctgttctcattttcaagtgacattgtaaacaagaagtaggcagcattatcttctgcaaatataaacaaacttatttatctgagcgattggccaaacaagaagtaggactgagtgggcttgtaggcgctaaagttttacgttgttttatttttaaaggcaggtttcttttgtacataattctacatttgtaagtttgactttcatgataaagagattgcactacagtacttgatttaggtgaattgaaaaatactatttcttttgttttttacagtacaaatatttgtaatcaaaaatataaaatgagcactgtacactttgtattctgtgttgtaactgaaatcaatatatttgaaaatgtagaatacaaccacaaatattttaaaaatatttaaattctattattaacagcacgattaatcacgcgattaatCTTTTctaaatcgcttgacagccctatttgtTACCCATTAGTGCTGCAGACAACTCATCTATGCAACAGTGAACTGGACTCCTTTCAGACTTGCACATTAACAACAGAACTGTCAACTATGTGCTGAATGCAaaaatctttattactggtgaaTATATGCAAGCCAGAAATAACACAACTTGAATTTAAGATCCCAGATAGAAATTAAATGTTGAATAGTAGGGAAAATACACCTTGTTAATTGTAAATTGATAAAATCAGAACTGAAGGTCATGAGGATACAAACATAGAACTCTACAATACCGTTTGCATACAATTACTTTGCAGAGTAAAACCTCACTCTAAAATAAAATCTCACTGCCAAAAGCGTCAGCCTGCTTTTTCAGCTAAACAGAGTTGAAGTAACAAGTGAAGTTCATACACAAAAAAAACTTACACTATTTATTTTGCGCTCACTTCTGGCCTATACCTTAATctgaatatataaataaaaattgtaaTTACTTACTTATAAAGAAGGTCATCTTTCACTAACTGtcaagaaaaaaaagatttcccttagtttttaaataaaaatattcctaCTTAAAGCCAAagagtaacttaaaaaaaaacctactgtACCTCTGAAGGAACATAGGAAGAAAAGATCGAGAGCAATTTTGACTCTACTGATAATGGGGGCAGTGAATCCAATGGTATACCCAGGACTAATTTTTCTCTCATGCTTTCATACCTAGCCTTCAGTTCTTCAAAAACAGACAACAAAGATGACCCTAGTTCAGTCTTGGCAATGTCACTTTTAAAATtcctgaaaaaaatataaaagaacaCTTCAAATACGTAATAGGACATTCCTGTTACATTATTAATACTTCAAGAATTATCAAAAATATGTTATGGTGCCTCAAGATTTTTCATGTCCCTGCACCTCCCCCACCACATACAAAGAAATCTATTATTTCTGATAAATGTTAGCCtgagccaggggttctcaaactgagggtcagaACCCTTCAGGGGGGTCACGAGACTATTACATGGGGgagttgcgagctgtcagcctccacccccaaacactgctttgcctccagtatttataatggtgttaaatatataagaacatgtttttaatttataagggggtgggggtcgcactcagagacttgctatgtgaaaggggtcaccagtacaaaagtttgagaaccactcgCTTAAACCATCTTGGTCTTTTGTGATCTCTAATACCGTTTtatttgtgacaggtttcagagtagcagctgtgttagtctgtatccacaaaaagaaaaggaggacttgtggcacctcagagactaacaaaatttatctgagcataagcttttgtgagctagtgagctgtagctcacaaaagcttaagctcaaataaatttgttagtctttaaggtgccacaagtcctccttttcgttttaTTTGTGGACTTTCCTTTTTACAACAATTTCTTTTTTCTATATAGATTCTTGCATCAAAGAGTTATGAGACTCTTTCACTTTGCCCTTTGAAAGAATACTTATTTGTAATTATTTAGAAgtcttaataaaaataattttaaaaaatacagtaggacaatttGTTTCCTATTTGTAAATTTGTCTTTTCATCAGTAATCACCACTCCAGAGTTATTTCTGTGTAAGATCCACTCATGGGATCAACTGGAACAGCTGAGTCAAATTTGTTTCCCCAGGGCACAGTAAGTGTATTAAAAGGCTAGATTGAAATATACCTCCCTCAAAGATTATAAATGGATCTTCAATCACTTCAAACAATCCCAAAGAATTCCTCCAGACTGGTGGGCATTTAGTTTAAGAGAATACAATTGAAGATAAAATAGAAAACATTGTTCTATTTTCTTTCATGGTGTATTGACCTGGAGTCTGAAGTGGTTTTGGAtgcaatttaagattttttttttttaaagcaaactaaaaaatcataatgacatgtttcagagtagcagccgtgttactctgtattcacaaaaagaaaaggagaacttgtggcactttagagaagtgagctgtagcttatgctcaaataaatttgttagtctaagatgccacaagtactccttttcttttttaaaaatcatattccATCATGCAGAATCATACTGACCTCCACATGGGTCATTAAATCCACTGCACAGAACTATTATCATTTGAGCTTACGAAGTAACTAGTAGGAACAGGCTGTTGCCCTTTACGTGGACAAACCAGCAAAGGAGGATGAAATGCAAACTTTGCCAGTGGGTTGCAAAACTACTTGCTAGCACAAGACGACTGTGAGGCTCATGAATCATGGGTTTAATTCCAAGTTCTGAAGAGGAAGTGTGATTTAGTGATTATAAACTCTTTTGTCCCTGTCCCAGCCTCACCCCCAGCCTGTCTGACCCTTTTACTCCTAACTATCCTCGGGATCCTGTCCACGTTCCCTCTTTTCTTCTCCCCTACCCCCGCTCCCACTGCTTAATATGAATCTGCACCTATTCATTCTTCCAGCTCCTTTCTCTGTCTCACTTGGCTATTATTTCCCCTGTGCCTCTCTGTTTCTACCCTGGCCCTCACCTTCTGGCATTTGCATCAGGCTGCTTCCTGCTCCTCTGTGCTGTCTGGGCACCAGCAGTGGTACAATGATAGCACAGGAGAAATCCTATTCTAAGTTCCAGTACCTGGCACTAGGGTGGCCACACCAGCTCCTGGAAGGGAGCATGTTCAGTCACTTTACAGAGATTTTCCTGTAAAATTGGTCTTGAAAACAAATGAACTGAtttagctgaaattttcaaagtgcACGCACAGCCTGAGGCAAACACCTGTTATGGAAAATTTCAGGCTGAATGGTTCAAGCCTGACAGtgataaacaactgaaaacaggatctaataatggaaagtgtcaggcaatCTCAATTATATGCATCACTACCTGTTCCACCTATAATAAAGCAGGCCTATTCAGCAACTAATGCCCTCCAATAGTacttaaacaaaacacaaaatattaCCGCAGGGATAAAAGTAATGAAAGAATTAGGCCAATTATTACTAACAATTTGAGCTCTGTGCCAAACACCACCATCTTCTGATAGGGTCAAAATATTCTGATGTTTTGGCATTACATACTAAGAATATGTCTTCAGCAGAACTGATTAACTGGTCCAGTGAGTGTATTTGAATATATATTACAACTACATGTGTACAAGAATACTTTCAGTATTTTTCATAGCAGTGACTAATATTAATTAGATTTGGAATATTTTAATTTCACAAGATACTATCAAATAACTAAGTTATTTGGCTGACACTCAAATGGATTTTAGGAAAGCACTTGCTGTTGCTCTCTTTAAAGAGCAGCTGGATTTCTTAAATTCTAAATTATTGAAGAATATCACATCTGTTTTATTcaagagaaataaaattaatgcATGCCTGTTAAAACATTCTCTTTCTTCCATAATAAGTCTGTAAATCTTCCAGCAGTGCTGGTGACACATCCAATAGTGAGTTCTTAGAAGCTGCAATTCTGCTTTTATAGCTCTCTGCAGCAGCATCCTACAACAGTTTGATGAATAAGTCTTCTcagtttctttgctaagatgcaacatcctttaaaaggaaaaaaatattgattaAGCAAGAGAATATATTTCTTAATTTACTGTATATGTATTATCTTGACATTTGAATAACTTTTAGAAGGTATTTCTGATTACATTATAGATGGAAAACTTAAAACCAGTTAATTCCTACTCTCCAGTAGCCAAATAGGAAAAACAGTACTCCGCGGTGCCAAGCTTTCGCGGGATAGGGAGGCTCGCACATGACACTGATCCCCAACTCAGAAGAGGAAGTGGCACTACAACTCTCGTCATCTTTATGCAGAAAGTGCAGTCATAAAAATGAAATGACGGTCAGCGGCTCTGTTAATTTGTTAATCTTCAGTGCAAGCATTCTAAATAAACATTTACCTTGAATTCTTAATTTGCTTATTCAGAGATTAAACCTGAAAACTATTAAGTAAATTCTACATTTATCACTGAGCATccataaatacaaatatttataatttatgaCATACCTTTCAGGATTTTCTCTTAAATCTCTGACACTCAACTTATTTTTCAACTCCAAAGGATCCTAGAAACAATCAtcatttaaaggaaaataattatACCATCTGCATTTACTGACACCGAAAGAGttacaaatataattattttgttttaaaaactgagtTTATTTTGAGTTGCTCAGTGAGCTCAAAATTACCTTAATTTGGGAATTCCATTCAGTTGTTGGGATTTCACTGTAGATACAATTTTCCCATGTCTCAGCAAGCCATGAGGCAATCTGCTCCATATTGCCACCTACACATGACAAATCTGTATTGCAGGCAACACTTCTACAGGTCTCAGTCTGCCATTCTTCAGACTTGATTTTGTTCATCATTGTTAACTTTGTGTTGTTTGCTTTAGATACCACAGAAGCATTTGCACTAGTAGCTCTACTTGTAGTGAAACAAGCCCTAAAATCAGAACTTGCATCAACAGTCTGGTTAACTGTAACTTTATTATTACTTGTAGCATTATTCAAGCATGTGAGACACTTGATTTCTGAGTTAGGAAAATCTACTTGATGTCTGGTACTATCACCAGCATACTTATCTATAACTTCCACACAAGACAAATGACCATCTTTCATTGGAATTCTGGGGATTGcaaaagaaaaatctggtttccTCTCAACAGTCTTCTGGCTGCAATCACGACAATCAGAATTAAATACAGGCAAAAATGATTCTTCACAACTACAAGAAATTGAATCATCTGCATTTTTGCGAGAAATCTGTGTGGATGTCACAGAAGATCTTTCCCATGGTAATACGCAAGTATTTCCATGGTTCTGCAACATGCTGTTAGTGCTGTGACcatctttcattttaaagacTTTTTGTATAGCCATTTGTGATGACGGTGCATCATCACAAAAAGAAACAGCTTTCATCTTTTGTTGATTTTCTGAACTGCTCATGGAGAGTGATTTTTGATAAGCCCTTTCTCTATTCACAACAGTATCACTTTCAAATGAATTTTCACCAAGTATACTATGATATGTATCATCAGTTTGTTCCTCCTCATGATTTTCATATTTCAGGCCTTTGTAATCCATCAGTAACATGGAGTCCTGAGATGTTTTTGAGTATTCTGGTATAGCTGCTTTATTATAGAACTCATCAACAGCACCATAATCTGAGGCAAAAGAACCATCACCTAATTTGCTAACAGGATTTTGCCCACCTATGGCTCCATCACATACAACTTCATAAAGTGGATCTACCAACTCCGGAATTTCTGAATTTTGCATCCTTAGAGTTTTAATTTGCTCAAAATGCATATATGAGGTATTTTGATCAGAATAATCTTGTTCTTCAGCACTGTGATACTCTAGTTGTGAGTCTTCATCTACATCACTCTTGTGTCTGTCGTCACTCTCCTTGTAACTGAAATGTATATTGTTGCAGACCTTTCCCAACATACCAGCTTCACTTTTGTCTTCATATACTTTGGAAATCCTCTCTCTTATTTTATTGTAAGTTTCAAGTTCTGCATCTAGTGATGAACTAAAACAAGCTAAGCTTTCATCTGGAAACTTTAATTCTGAGACATTTATGGAATATGCCTGGCCTGAAACAGAGCAGTTGACACCCTCTGCAAGTTCACGGGACAGAGAATCAACGCAGTCAATTTTATCAGACTTGTCTATTGCATAGGATGGCTCAGTGAAGACTCCTGTTTTACTCTTATCACTGATGTTTTCTCTTTGTTCCATGGTCCAAGTATCAGAGTTGTCACTAGAAGCAATCAGCTCAAACACAGTTTCTTCCAATTCACTTTCACTATAAAATCTTGAAGTCAACgacttgtttttatttattgGTTTCTCACCTGATTAAAAATAAGAAGAGAAGTTCAAAATGAATTATAATGCACAAAAATATGtcaatgtataaaacattttgTCAGATAAAATAGAAATG contains these protein-coding regions:
- the RBM44 gene encoding RNA-binding protein 44 isoform X1, with translation MSCPSYFNEISPIVPVLSVRPAISEGITYSAPPLYFHPGTTAQFTIFEPLSNPLISNPYVLLPSVQPVALTPGATRCHYWRTSTTAMNASGIHVLENHNTFSKMPGEKPINKNKSLTSRFYSESELEETVFELIASSDNSDTWTMEQRENISDKSKTGVFTEPSYAIDKSDKIDCVDSLSRELAEGVNCSVSGQAYSINVSELKFPDESLACFSSSLDAELETYNKIRERISKVYEDKSEAGMLGKVCNNIHFSYKESDDRHKSDVDEDSQLEYHSAEEQDYSDQNTSYMHFEQIKTLRMQNSEIPELVDPLYEVVCDGAIGGQNPVSKLGDGSFASDYGAVDEFYNKAAIPEYSKTSQDSMLLMDYKGLKYENHEEEQTDDTYHSILGENSFESDTVVNRERAYQKSLSMSSSENQQKMKAVSFCDDAPSSQMAIQKVFKMKDGHSTNSMLQNHGNTCVLPWERSSVTSTQISRKNADDSISCSCEESFLPVFNSDCRDCSQKTVERKPDFSFAIPRIPMKDGHLSCVEVIDKYAGDSTRHQVDFPNSEIKCLTCLNNATSNNKVTVNQTVDASSDFRACFTTSRATSANASVVSKANNTKLTMMNKIKSEEWQTETCRSVACNTDLSCVGGNMEQIASWLAETWENCIYSEIPTTEWNSQIKDPLELKNKLSVRDLRENPERMLHLSKETEKTYSSNCCRMLLQRAIKAELQLLRTHYWMCHQHCWKIYRLIMEERECFNRNFKSDIAKTELGSSLLSVFEELKARYESMREKLVLGIPLDSLPPLSVESKLLSIFSSYVPSELVKDDLLYNSSSGAEKSGLEISKHQESEISSSLKTPPPLTAEKNREIHEDWFDAKENFTVTDFSVTLQGNEKEQENLGKVISTTEIKRVKNTKSEPNKHYFIHVGGLSPSVSEVELRSHFQKYQVLEVSICEFSSNYRYASLSFKKASKAKLAVEEMNGKEIKGKAVNVRLVKTAGENILPASQKVSRPLHYENQATDNLEKNMQVRTTCSVLDSLEVPSTTSTSLKVLAPPSVPSTVPAPVLASSEVLSSDLKPLRHESGHFLFSVDQQSMRENPLQIKPVQFSPNPSATFIPPNTLNLSSFTKLMKKLKELHPKASSDNIVDALLEVRTNNKGFLSGLSINAIVEMASFVLRKSASKCEKK
- the RBM44 gene encoding RNA-binding protein 44 isoform X2, giving the protein MEQRENISDKSKTGVFTEPSYAIDKSDKIDCVDSLSRELAEGVNCSVSGQAYSINVSELKFPDESLACFSSSLDAELETYNKIRERISKVYEDKSEAGMLGKVCNNIHFSYKESDDRHKSDVDEDSQLEYHSAEEQDYSDQNTSYMHFEQIKTLRMQNSEIPELVDPLYEVVCDGAIGGQNPVSKLGDGSFASDYGAVDEFYNKAAIPEYSKTSQDSMLLMDYKGLKYENHEEEQTDDTYHSILGENSFESDTVVNRERAYQKSLSMSSSENQQKMKAVSFCDDAPSSQMAIQKVFKMKDGHSTNSMLQNHGNTCVLPWERSSVTSTQISRKNADDSISCSCEESFLPVFNSDCRDCSQKTVERKPDFSFAIPRIPMKDGHLSCVEVIDKYAGDSTRHQVDFPNSEIKCLTCLNNATSNNKVTVNQTVDASSDFRACFTTSRATSANASVVSKANNTKLTMMNKIKSEEWQTETCRSVACNTDLSCVGGNMEQIASWLAETWENCIYSEIPTTEWNSQIKDPLELKNKLSVRDLRENPERMLHLSKETEKTYSSNCCRMLLQRAIKAELQLLRTHYWMCHQHCWKIYRLIMEERECFNRNFKSDIAKTELGSSLLSVFEELKARYESMREKLVLGIPLDSLPPLSVESKLLSIFSSYVPSELVKDDLLYNSSSGAEKSGLEISKHQESEISSSLKTPPPLTAEKNREIHEDWFDAKENFTVTDFSVTLQGNEKEQENLGKVISTTEIKRVKNTKSEPNKHYFIHVGGLSPSVSEVELRSHFQKYQVLEVSICEFSSNYRYASLSFKKASKAKLAVEEMNGKEIKGKAVNVRLVKTAGENILPASQKVSRPLHYENQATDNLEKNMQVRTTCSVLDSLEVPSTTSTSLKVLAPPSVPSTVPAPVLASSEVLSSDLKPLRHESGHFLFSVDQQSMRENPLQIKPVQFSPNPSATFIPPNTLNLSSFTKLMKKLKELHPKASSDNIVDALLEVRTNNKGFLSGLSINAIVEMASFVLRKSASKCEKK